A segment of the Anaerolineae bacterium genome:
AGCATTTGAATACCGATTAGCTTGACCTTTATTATCCCATATTTTCTTGTTAATGTTAAATCTTATGTCACTGCAAAAGTCGAGTAGGTAGTCGGGCAGTAAATCAATAGCTTCGGCCGGGGTATTTTGGCCGACAATTTTCTGCATCAAACGCAGATTATCGCCCAGCAGGGTGAGATAGGGCGTGATGTACCGTTCAAAGGTGTGGGCTAAGGCTTGCTGGCGCTGCTGCTGAGACTCAAGCAGCAAAGTGGTCAACCGGCGCAGTTGCTCGCTTTGCTGGCGGGTCAGGTCGAACAGGCGCTCTTTTTCTTGCTGGTGGCGAATGCGGCGCTCGATTTCGGCCTGGAGATCCTGGTTGGCCGCAGTCAGTTGGGCGGTGCGCGCCCGCACGCGCTGTTCCAGCAACTCTTTGTCTATTTCTAACTGCCGCTGCAAACAACTCAGGGTGAGGTGGGTGTTCACCCGGGCCAGCACTTCGGGGATGTGGAGGGGTTTGGTCAGGTAGTCTACGCCGCCGGCTTCAAATCCGCGCACTTTATCCTCCGGCTGGTCCAGCACGGTCATAAAGATGATGGGAATCTCGGCGGTGGCGGGGTTAGCCTTAAGCCGGCGGCATACTTCCAGGCCGTCTATTCCCGGCATCATAATATCCAGCAAAATCAAGTCGGGCGGTTCGGTTTGGGCGGCCTGGAGGGCCAGGCCGCTGTCGGCCACGGGCCGGACTTTATAGTTTTGCTCTAACAACGTTTTGCGTAACAATTGCAGGTTGGCCGGGGTATCGTCAATCACTAAAATATTGGCCTGGGGCACATCGGGATAATTGTTCATTTTGACGGCCTTCTTGGC
Coding sequences within it:
- a CDS encoding response regulator → MNNYPDVPQANILVIDDTPANLQLLRKTLLEQNYKVRPVADSGLALQAAQTEPPDLILLDIMMPGIDGLEVCRRLKANPATAEIPIIFMTVLDQPEDKVRGFEAGGVDYLTKPLHIPEVLARVNTHLTLSCLQRQLEIDKELLEQRVRARTAQLTAANQDLQAEIERRIRHQQEKERLFDLTRQQSEQLRRLTTLLLESQQQRQQALAHTFERYITPYLTLLGDNLRLMQKIVGQNTPAEAIDLLPDYLLDFCSDIRFNINKKIWDNKGQANRYSNA